From the genome of Capricornis sumatraensis isolate serow.1 chromosome 17, serow.2, whole genome shotgun sequence, one region includes:
- the LOC138093493 gene encoding uncharacterized protein has translation MPTSSTIHVLQLLRELLAFVLLSYTVLIGALLLAGWTTYFLVLK, from the coding sequence ATGCCGACCTCGTCCACCatccacgtgctgcagctactgcgAGAGCTGCTGGCCTTCGTGCTCCTCAGCTACACGGTGCTCATCGGGGCGCTGCTGCTGGCCGGCTGGACTACCTACTTCCTGGTGCTGAAGTGA